CGATTGCTTACGCTTCGATTAAATTACACGAGACTTAAATGGGTAACCCTATAAACAATAATAAACTAAATTAAAAAGGTAAATATGGAAAAGACAGAAATAGTAAACAAATTAACATTCGTTTTTAGAAAAATATTCAATAATAACTCTTTAATTATTTCAAATGAATTAACGGCTAACGATGTTGAAGGATGGGATTCTTTAACTCATATGTTATTGGTTTCTGAAGTTGAAAATACATTTTCTATTAAATTTAAATTGAAAGATTTGAATAAAATGAAAAATGTGGGTGATATGGTTGAAATTATTAGTTCGAAATTCTAATCAAAGTGGTATTTACCTCATTTAACTTTATAATCTTTTTCCCAATAGTACTCATTTTATACTATCTGGTGCCAATTAAATATCGTTGGTTGTTTTTATTAGCTGTAAGCTACTTTTTTTATATAAATATTAAGCCCATATTTATTCTTTTAGTTATTGCAGTGACATTATCTACTTATGT
This is a stretch of genomic DNA from Lentimicrobium sp. L6. It encodes these proteins:
- a CDS encoding acyl carrier protein; the encoded protein is MEKTEIVNKLTFVFRKIFNNNSLIISNELTANDVEGWDSLTHMLLVSEVENTFSIKFKLKDLNKMKNVGDMVEIISSKF